One region of Eupeodes corollae chromosome 1, idEupCoro1.1, whole genome shotgun sequence genomic DNA includes:
- the LOC129953833 gene encoding bifunctional lysine-specific demethylase and histidyl-hydroxylase NO66: MEAVSAFAVYKKTGLNTSSKNRTDKKQKKNKKKPLGTPNKSGSPSTHQQNGKYNKSNSGNEANIPKIPKKRKQNNKQEESAKVKKSTEPNGIKDEVNSVVDDKVKEQIPKKKKKQAGGETAEKTPKSKDTATEANKSLGSIKKELPSPSINLPLRNNSIKDGTKLFKWLISPIGADMFFDKFWEKAPCLIERNNPSYFSKLISFEMIDQMLINNHIEFTKNIDITSYKNGIRETLNPEGRAIPPVVWDHYSNGCSIRLLNPQTYLDGIFAMNSSLQEMFHCMVGSNAYLTPPNSQGFAPHYDDIEAFVLQIEGRKRWKLYNPRNKKEELPRFSSENFSQNQIGKPILEKVLMPGDILYFPRGTIHQAFTEPGFHSLHITLSVYQKQSYADLFEKLFPMILQRAIAEDVDMRRGLPLNVWHNAGIVYSEEPTRERKDFLRKCRDLISKSLQEMPIDQAVDQLAKKFQHEALPPNISDAERSLTVFGCKNKVDSKGNWVSGYNINSMTKVRLLRANIMRLVEEEDSIRIYYYVDNSKEYCEYEPNYIEIESECATSVDVLIRSYPEYVAVNELPLEDDEKKKIGIVTALWERGLLMFEKPFNK, encoded by the exons atggaagcagtttCAGCATTTGCGGTGTATAAAAAGACTGGTTTAAATACATCGtcaaaaaatcgaactgataaaaaacaaaagaaaaacaaaaagaaacccCTTGGAACTCCAAACAAATCGGGATCACCTTCAACTCATCAGCAAAATGGGAAGTACAACAAATCTAATTCAGGAAATGAGGCAAATATTCCGAAAAttcctaaaaaaagaaaacagaacaaCAAACAAGAGGAATCGGCCAAAGTGAAAAAGTCTACAGAACCAAATGGTATCAAAGATGAAGTCAATTCTGTGGTTGACGATAAAGTTAAAGAACAGATccccaagaaaaagaaaaagcaagCCGGTGGAGAAACTGCCGAAAAGACACCCAAGTCCAAGGACACTGCAACCGAAGCCAACAAATCATTGGGATCAATAAAGAAAGAGCTGCCATCTCCTTCCATCAATCTGCCACTTCGCAACAATAGTATCAAGGATGGGACGAAGTTATTCAAGTGGTTGATATCTCCCATCGGGGCAGACATGTTTTTCGACAAGTTCTGGGAGAAGGCTCCTTGTCTCATCGAGCGCAACAATCCCAGCTACTTCAGCAAACTGATTTCCTTTGAAATGATCGATCAAATGTTAATCAACAATCACATTGAATTCACCAAAAATATCGACATAACTTCCTACAAAAATG GAATTCGTGAGACACTCAATCCAGAAGGTCGGGCAATACCACCAGTTGTATGGGACCACTATTCAAATGGATGCAGCATACGTCTGCTGAATCCTCAGACGTACCTCGATGGAATTTTTGCAATGAATTCGTCCCTACAGGAAATGTTTCATTGCATGGTTGGATCAAATGCCTATTTGACTCCCCCAAACTCGCAGGGTTTTGCTCCTCACTACGATGATATCGAAGCCTTCGTTCTGCAAATTGAGGGACGAAAACGTTGGAAGTTATATAATCCCAGAAACAAGAAAGAAGAATTGCCACGGTTTTCGTCGGAAAACTTTTCCCAGAACCAAATTGGCAAACCTATTTTGGAAAAGGTTCTCATGCCCGGAGACATCCTGTATTTCCCACGAGGAACAATTCATCAAGCGTTCACAGAGCCTGGATTCCACTCGTTACACATTACACTGAGTGTTTATCAAAAGCAATCATACGCTGATCtatttgaaaaactgtttcctATGATCCTTCAGCGGGCTATAGCCGAGGACGTTGATATGCGTCGAGGTCTGCCATTGAACGTGTGGCACAATGCTGGTATTGTGTATTCGGAGGAGCCAACGCGGGAACGAAAAGATTTCCTGCGCAAATGTCGTgatcttatttcaaaatctttgcAGGAAATGCCCATTGATCAGGCTGTTGACCAATTAGCAAAGAAGTTCCAACACGAGGCACTTCCCCCGAACATCAGTGACGCTGAAAGGTCCTTAACAGTATTCGGGTGCAAAAATAAGGTTGACTCCAAAGGGAACTGGGTTAGTGGCTATAACATTAATTCTATGACCAAAGTTCGCTTGTTGAGGGCGAATATTATGCGTCTCGTTGAAGAGGAGGACTCTATTCGGATCTATTATTATGTGGACAATTCCAAAGAGTACTGCGAGTACGAACCGAATTATATTGAAATAGAGAGTGAGTGTGCTACTAGCGTTGATGTTTTGATTAGATCCTATCCAGAATATGTAGCTGTTAATGAATTACCTCTGGAAGATGacgagaaaaagaaaataggaATTGTGACGGCGTTATGGGAAAGGGGTTTGTTGATGTTTGAAAAACctttcaataaataa